A region of the Clupea harengus chromosome 7, Ch_v2.0.2, whole genome shotgun sequence genome:
GTACAGTGGTCAGACAAGGGGATCCCATCAGGAATGTGCACACAAGAACAGCATGATAAGATATCTCATTAAGAAAGGCACCTgcactacacaaacactattgagcattcattcatatcataaAGGGCACGAGGAGTCACTGCCACCTAAGGGGGGTGCAGGCTGAGAAGCACTGAAGGACACGATAAGGGAACCTGGATGTGCCAAGTTTAGGGAGGactggatagagagatagaggtgaaCAATGGCACTGAAGAACTTGACCAGAGAGGCAGGATGCAGCTGCAGTTTGGTTCAAACAGAGGGCAAAGACCCAGATCTATTATAGATCCCATTTCTAACAGAGAGGGCTTGTCATGAAAGTGATAACATTAGTTTCAAAGCAGAGTGCAGATGTGCATGAAACATCAGGTGACTGTCTGGAAGCCCATATATGGAAACTGGGAAGAACTCCACACAACCAAATGGGAGGTCCTTGTACAATAACCAATCACTAGGTACCAGCCTGCTAATGACTGACTACTTATTAACATATCTCCAATCATGTTAAGCCaccaggcagagagaaaggagtggtTAACTCCCAAGAGCTGTATTTATGTTACAAATTTTATTTCAACATTTCACAATTAAATTTGTCAACTGCAGCAgagactcttttttttcttcatgagCTGTGCACACAATGTTgtaatgtgaagtgtgtgttcttgttggGTATGTTgaagcgttcacacacacacacacacacacacagacacacagaggcgtCTTAGCAGCGCTCTGTACATTCCTGGCACATGGCAACACTGGCTAAATATAGCCTGCCTGGGTgcccagcagcagagagatcagGGCCGCCTCAAACAAGTGTACAATCCCCATGAaccacacactcctctagtcTCCAGAGATAGAATgtcccctcactctcttcttaCCTCAGCTCGATTGTTTCAATACCCTTCAGCAGGTACCGTCACCGTggtgtgtttagaatgttgtaGAATTAACGAAAATATCTGGGTCTATCGAATATAATGTGGAATTTTAGAATCGTACATTGTTGATGAAAGCATTCTTTAATTAGAATGTTCAAAACCCCCCTTGCTGAAGGGTTAATAGATGAATGGTTCCACTACATTTTTTTCAGATCACATGGACAGCAACACTGTTGCAGTGTATAATGGTGAGACTATTGTTGGTGCTTGGAGGGTGATGGGGGTATTAAATGAGGACAAGTCAAAGGAAATACAACCAAGAATGTGCAGTTCAGATCCTGTTCCTTGTGTTTATTAGGTCTTACATCTGTTAGCAAGTTCAGTAGaggtgtcagaaagagagagataccacTTGATTAGTAAGATACGCCAAATGCTTTTGAAGAGATTTCCTTCTTTTCCATGAAGGCCATTTGTCAAATGCAAATGGCAACAAATATGACCATTAATGACAACATTTTATCCTGTTACATCTTGTGTTTTGTTAATTCATTTTAGACCGATGTGCTACTTATCTCAGGAATTCCAAGAGTTCTCTGTGCAATTCTCAAATGGGTTTTTACAGTGGGATAATATGaatttatattgtattttaaaAATCTGTCATATTAGAGTGGTAACATAAAGTCAGTATTCTAATTGTGCAAACAGCTTCCTACACAGGAATAAGTTAATGTCTCCCGCAGCCTATGTTCCAGTTTAGCAACAACACTGTTTTGAAGGATGCAATGGCTTCAAAGCTTGATGAGATGATATCttgaagaaaaacaaccaacacAATACTGTTGACCTGTATTAAATACTGTATTAATTAACCATTCAAAAATTGCTGCATGGGAATTTCAGATTACGTTCTGAACAGTTTTATGACCTCTAATATATCAACCAGCAATATGAAAGCTTTATATATCAGGTATATCAGTAGTTTGAATACTCCGAATACTGAATTTTGACTGGGATGTCTTACAATATAATGTGATATGATGCTTAAAACATAATTAGCATTTAGTCAACAATATGTGCATTAAATGGTTTACATTTTTAGATAGCGTACATTCTGTGCACATTCAGCTCTGAATATTCTTCATTGTTCTTTCAAAGGCAAATCTGATCTTGCCACTGGAATAGTTAGAAGTTTCCATCAGTAAGACGATCTGTCAGCCTTCATACCCATTTAATGCACTATAACATTCAGGCAATGACTTGGGTTAACGAATGCGCCCAGCGGACCTTTACCAAATCCAGTGTGCTGTTTAACAGAGTTAGTTCTCAAGCCCAGTCACCCTAGAGAGCAGGTCTACCGTGATGTGCTGTGCAGTCTGTGCTGCAGCTTTTGGCCAGCAGGGGGCGAGTGGCATGAAATAATCCCTTCTTAGAGGCAAAGAACCAAGTGTGCTATTACATGCTCTAAAAGAGTGGTCCTCCCTCTCAAGGGCATGTGCCCAGTAACCATTAAGTCTGTGTGGATGTTTATGAATgagtacttttttttcttttgtggcAGGACAAAATTGTCTGTATTTAGCGTGTGGACACTAACCAGATACATTGCCATCCGCTGTTACAACATTGTAGCATGCCATATTTATGCCATATTTAGTATCGCCTATCACTCTCTCTAATATTTATCTGTTCTCAGTGGTCTGTAGTGggtctgctgtacatgtgtgcgtgcctTGTGATGTTTGCACTtacatgatgttttttttttttatccctctggaaaatctgtgtctcatacttgtatccccccccccccccttcaaatgATCAAATGTCAGTCTAGTCCATTCCCATGGTTTTCATGATGACTTGCATTGTACATGGATCATGAATTTGACTCATGCAGGAAGATGCAGAAAGTCAGTTTCAAGACTTAACATTACCGATGTAATTCTCAAGGACCAGTGAACTCATCTCTTCCCAGTATTCAACTGCATTGTGCATCTTCATCCTCAGAATTCTTCATCCTTCGGAATTATTACTGACACTTCACATATCAACTGTAAATACACATTTGGTCATCTGAtaggttaaaaaaacaaaacatttattcaGCAAAgacttttatttctttttgaaAGGACgttggtagtttttttttttttttttacagcagagCACACGACTGAAACAGCTGCCATTTCACAAAACACAGTACAGAAATAAAGATGTAGAGAAAACTAATACATATTATTAATAGAAAATACTCTAGTATTGCTCCCAGGTGGTTAAGATGACAAATTCTTTGCTGCAatgacaaattaaattaaacaaaaaggTAAAGAAAAGGTTCACATCAAGCTCAATGGACAgttcatctttttttccccctcaaatGCAACAAACGCCACAATTTAGAGGTTAAACTCAGGTAAACATTGTtactctttcttcttttcaaaACCATCAAATCAAAACTTTAAAAGTCCACTGATAAATATTACCATACAGCAACTGTAACTGAGAAACACAAGGCAGTTCCAAAACAGAAGAGGCATGCAGTTTCAAAAATAGTCTCAAGAGTAGCATGGAGGACATAAAGAGGGCTCGTGTTTGATGTCTTGCACCTGAACTGAAAACAATAGCCAACCCAGACTGTAACGGACCCTGGAAGAGATTCTGTACCAGATCAGCACCGAATCCGTTCCAGGAAGGTTCTATCCAAGTAAGACATGAacttaatgttaaatgttcaaaaGCAGGACTAACTTCCAACAAAAACTTAAACTACAATTGTTTAAAGAAATAATAGACTGAAGCCATTCTAAGCTATGAGGACACAAGCTGacatgttttgtattgtgtcaCACTTACACTCAGGATAAAAGAAACAGTACAAATGTCATGTTGACGTAAACTCAATAAGAATTATTTCCCAGGGGATAATTGCATCTGAGCTCAATGTGTTTCAATAAGCTTGTTGAGGAAGCATTTATATGCAtctttcatatatatatttatataaatatagttctatatatatatttttttctatgcATTTTAAAAATAACTATCTTCTAACTTGGTTAGTTACCTTAAAGTATAATTCTCTTTCCAGTTTCTTCTGTcttaatttcaaatgtattcaatTCCCTTTTTTCACGTGCTCCTGGACCCAGCCTCTGTCCATCCAACACACTACAATTGTGCTTCGTTTAATCTGCTCATCTCAATCATTTGTCTGAGGACATTCAGTGTTGACTGAATTCAGAAACTACATTAATTCTTATGGATCAATTATGACATTTACAGGGGTGGTTCAATTTATAGAACTAAATCCAAGACTACAATTAAtcttgacatttaaaaaagtaaagacaaacaaatgaatgagcACCAAAATCACCACTCCATGTTTGAGGAGGTATATAATCTTGATTGAGTGATGTTCATATTCCTATCAACTACATCTCAGCTCAGATGATCAGAAGTGTTGTATGGAGAGCTAGTGAACATGCCTTGGAGATCCTACTATAAGTCCTAGTATACTCCATACTGAATAATGGCAATTAGTTTCCCATAGAAATGTCTGTAAGCCCCCCAAATCCACTGcggatctttaaaaaaaaaaaaaattgaaaaaaatgtataaaaacaaaaccacaaggTGGGATGGGCAAATGCTAAGATAAGGCTAGATGCTGGTTAACACCATTTTTTCCTCCATTCTGGTAGCCTAAATACACATTAGAAACACATTGACATTCTCACAACGGGAGACCAGTGTTATTCCTACATACGAACACTTGAGTTATAGGGGTGAGGGGTTTACCTTGACATAAAActtccaatttttttttctcgagTAGGTCTAACTACTGAAGTAGCCAATGCAGTCATTTAGCATTCTAACCTTCTAGCCACTTGTCTAAATTATTGAATTTGCGCAGTCAAAACTTTTCTCATCATGATATAAACAGTGCTCAATTCATCAAGCATATTGAGGTCGGTCCAATTTTATCTCAGATTGGCGATGGAAACTGGTCATTCATTTCAACAGCTGACTGTATCAGTCGTCATCAACGTCGTCTCCTTCcgattcctcctctctcctctcgtacATTTTATCCCTCTGCTTTTCTTGAATCTCTTTCATCTCATCGGCGTAGCGGGAGAATGCACCTCCGAACTTGCCCCAGGCTTTAAATGGAATCGTAATTGAGTTTCTGTAGCTGGGCTTTACTTCGCTCACTCGCAGAAACACGCCATACTTGTTAGATCCAACGTCAAAAAAGAATCGTTTGGAATCCACCATGATGGAAGTACCCTCAGGAAGCTCCCCATAGCCCCCAGCGCACCCACCTCCACCCAACTCGTCATCATCTCCTCCGTAATCATCTACTAACTTGGCCAAAGCGTCACGAAATTCAATCAGACCTTGAGCAGGAAGAGCGATTGTTTGTCCAGATTGCATGCCTCCCCCAggtactcctcctcctcctccaacaccGAACCCTGGCCCACGGTTGACGGTTTGTCGAATTCGGAGAAACCTCCCCCGCTGATTCTCCTTTAGATCGAGGTAGTATTTCCTGTTCTCTCTGACCAGGAATTCGCTCTTCAGTGCCCTTCTCGGGCCACTGTCGTCACCGCCGGAAGACTGTGCGATTTGTTCTGGACTACTGGGCCCAAGTTGGGCATAGTGTTCTATAAAATCGCCCAGGTAGTCACGAAATTCTGCCGCGACTGACATAGAAAGTGTCAGCCGACTTTTGGAGCCACCGGCTCCAACCTCGGCGATCTTAATGAAGCGGCCTTTCGCATTTTGCTTTACATCCAAATAGAATCGCTTATTTTGAATGTCGAGACGCTTCGATGCCAGTTCCTGCGTCTCTTGATCTCTCTGCTGATAGTGAAATCCACTACCTCCACCCCCTCCGCCACCACTGCTTCCACCGCGCTCACTCCCACTGTCACCATCCGCCATCTTCACCATAACCAGCTAGCCAACTCctatgttcttctgtgtgtctttacaaacacacccccTACGCATCGACCATCGCTACTTCCCCTCTGATTGGTCTCCCTTCTGTCAATAATGAAAGCAAACTGGGGAATGCTGCGTTCGCGACGAGGTGATATTTCGGTATTATGAATTTCCCACAGTAACCCTCCAGATCGCATGTTCTGCATGGCAATTCCACAGTCAGGCTCCCAAGTCCATATATCAAATATGGAGGGTAAATTATGAatgatcaaaacaaacaaaaaacactgaaaGACGTTTTCTCAGAAGGCCTATCCTATTTGAAATACATGTTGTATTAAATCATTGAGGAAATTCTTAGCCAGTGTTCAGGGTAACCACCTCTATTTACCCCTAAGGATGTAACTGAAGTGTTGAGGAAGAGGCTTAGGCCCATGGTAAAAAATAGAATTGTGCAACTGCAATCATTAAATTATGGCAGAAACATAACAGTGAAACACGCTGCCCTGACTATTCCTCCCATTCATACAGGTTACTGCCATAAAACTCCAAACTCAAAAGGTTTTGACTCTTGACTACCTGTCAGGGTTGTGATGTTTTAGGCCTACTTGTGCACATCACCACTTCTGCATGCAGCTCGTAAAGCAGAACTAAATTAGGCCTGTTATGGTGCTGAATGTCAAGTTCCCTTGTAGTGTCATTTTCAGTGGCATCACATGGAGAAGTTGGCAGAGTTGGAGGtaatctacacacacctctgttcaGAAAAAGCAGCCATTGCTCCACAAAAAGCCATAATTAAAAATGCTCATCATCTGCTCACAAATTTGCTGGCTTTCACTGCACATCAACTTATAAATTAAACTGTAAACGCTGACTTTCGTACGACAGTGTGCTGGGTGTGAAGCTTTTTTACTGTTCTTTTGCGCATGCGGGTCAGTTCAGGACCATAaccaaatcacagtagaatctgATATTGGTCACattcaaaaaaaaatgtgaacagCCAAACAAAAAATTGGATCTGAACAATAAATCCGAATTGAGCACTAAGACTTTCAGTGTGAACGAAGACTTAAGTGAGGTTATATTTCGCTGTAGGCAGAGGGTTGGTAACAGACATATTTTAGAGATATAATGGGTCCAAAGTCTATACAGAGACGACATACATTTTATGAAACAGAATCGAATGAGGGGTCTCTCAAGCAGTCATTTAACTACCATGGCTGTTAACTTATTTTGTaaattttcattcattttttcgAACAATTCCAAACTTGCAGAAATGCTAATACGCTgcatacaaaacaacaactgtCACTTGCATAGTTTTGAAATTTAAGAGATGTGTGGATCTGATATGTAATTTCTGCAACAGCAGCACTGGAAACCTTTTATTAGCCTTCTCTATCATTTTATGCTATAGTGTAGGCTGAAGATGTGAAGACAGCACTCAACACTGAATATGTGACCTGCAATGCTGACCTGTTGAATGTATccaaataataatttatttaattaattaacacTATAATTTATTTAGTTAGTTATCATGTTAATTTTAATGAAAAGGAAAGGGTAATTTCAACTGTAGGCCTATCGACTGATAGGAACACATTTCCGTGAGATCTCTCATTAGTCATAGCAATACAAGTGAATGCATGGTAAATTCCAGTAGCAGCATCTACTGTGTAGATGTCAAGCTGGAACTCCAGCTGGTGCAGCACAACAATGCAGCAGGGAACTGATTCTGATCTGTGCATCATCAtaagagagacagtggacatgttCTCTAACATGCTAATATGTTGTATCCTCTtatacgtgtatgaatccatctcctgattctctcttctccttctatCCTCCTccccttttctatctctatctctctacctggccAGCCCTAAGCAGATGGGTCCGCCCTTCGAGCTGAGATTCTGCTCAAAGTTTCTTActgtttttccttgcccctgtcatcttagtgcttgctctaggtgggttcaggctctgggctcatTAAACCAACTTTCAACTGTTATTGGTGctgtataaatataataaaataaaatcaaacatAGGCTACCTGATGAACAAATATGTTCTAATCCCTgttaatgggaaacaaacatccTGGCTCACACCGAGCCATAAACCATCacagcttcaggagcacggaagggaggagtgcaatttcattggctgttgagcacaaatatcaatTTTTTTGCATCAGGCAGTCTTAAACAAATGTATTACATGTTAGTTAAGTTTAGTCttgaaatgttcatatcttcaATTTGATTATTTTTCACGCCATACTTGTCCTTGACAACCTTTGTActtaactaaaactaaaattGAAACTATAATAAACGAAATAGAAATGAgtccatgaaataaaaaaaaaactaaactgaaactaatgAAACCACTGGTGAAACTAACTCAAACTAAACGGAAATTCAGATTGAATACAAACATAATCAAAATAATACCGAGTTTGAATATGGACAAATATTATAACCTTGCTGTTCACGTTGACCATCAAATCACTTGCAGTCAGCCGAAGCCGAAAACGAACGCAACAACTGATTCAAAGTGGGGGATGGGGACATTTTCTGCAAGCAACAATGCAATTGGTTAGAAATTATATTCAAACCAACAACAACTGCTGTGATTGGTGCGGGACTTTACTCGCGATAACTCCATACAGTGGAAGGGTTTATTGTTCCTCTTCGTTTAGTCGATTTTTTCGTATCCTCAGATTCCGTACTTCAAATAATCAGGCGGTGAAATGGTAAGGCTGTTTTCTTTCGGCAAGTAGCCCCATGCTGGACTTCAAGACCACAATTCGAGTATATAGTGGGTTTACTTGTAGGCATGCGACGGTAGCTTTGATATTGTTTGATTAACGTTacttagttagctagctagccagttagCAGCAAAACCGACACTACTGTCGGTGTATCGTTAGCCAACGCTACCTTACC
Encoded here:
- the LOC105893886 gene encoding transcriptional activator protein Pur-beta-like, which translates into the protein MVKMADGDSGSERGGSSGGGGGGGSGFHYQQRDQETQELASKRLDIQNKRFYLDVKQNAKGRFIKIAEVGAGGSKSRLTLSMSVAAEFRDYLGDFIEHYAQLGPSSPEQIAQSSGGDDSGPRRALKSEFLVRENRKYYLDLKENQRGRFLRIRQTVNRGPGFGVGGGGGVPGGGMQSGQTIALPAQGLIEFRDALAKLVDDYGGDDDELGGGGCAGGYGELPEGTSIMVDSKRFFFDVGSNKYGVFLRVSEVKPSYRNSITIPFKAWGKFGGAFSRYADEMKEIQEKQRDKMYERREEESEGDDVDDD